A part of Denitratisoma oestradiolicum genomic DNA contains:
- the minD gene encoding septum site-determining protein MinD translates to MTRIIVVTSGKGGVGKTTTSASISSGLAMRGFKTAVIDFDVGLRNLDLIMGCERRVVYDLINVVNGEANLTQALIKDKHCENLFVLPASQTRDKDALTEDGVEKVLKDLEHMGFEYIVCDSPAGIERGAVMALTFADEAIVVTNPEVSSVRDSDRILGILQAKSRRAQAGGEPVKEHLLITRYSPKRVEDGEMLSYKDVQEILRVPILGVIPESESVLHASNQGTPAIHIKDSDVATAYLDTVGRFLGEDTPLRFVDYEKPGLFKRLFGGK, encoded by the coding sequence GTGACCCGAATCATCGTCGTGACCTCCGGCAAGGGAGGCGTGGGCAAGACCACCACCAGTGCCAGCATTTCCTCGGGGCTGGCCATGCGCGGCTTCAAGACCGCCGTGATCGATTTCGACGTGGGCCTGCGCAACCTGGACCTGATCATGGGCTGTGAGCGGCGCGTGGTCTATGACCTGATCAATGTGGTCAATGGCGAGGCCAACCTGACCCAGGCCCTGATCAAGGACAAGCACTGCGAGAACCTCTTCGTCCTGCCTGCCTCCCAGACGCGGGACAAGGACGCCCTGACCGAGGATGGTGTGGAAAAGGTGCTCAAGGATCTGGAGCACATGGGCTTCGAGTACATCGTCTGCGACAGCCCCGCCGGCATCGAGCGGGGCGCGGTGATGGCCCTGACCTTCGCCGACGAGGCCATCGTGGTGACCAATCCTGAAGTGTCCTCGGTACGGGACTCGGACCGCATCCTGGGCATCCTCCAGGCCAAGTCCCGCCGCGCCCAGGCCGGGGGCGAGCCAGTGAAGGAACATCTGCTGATCACCCGCTACTCCCCCAAGCGGGTGGAGGATGGGGAGATGCTGTCCTACAAGGACGTCCAGGAAATCCTGCGGGTGCCCATCCTGGGCGTCATTCCCGAATCGGAAAGCGTGCTCCACGCTTCCAACCAGGGCACGCCGGCGATCCATATCAAGGATTCCGACGTGGCCACCGCCTATCTGGACACCGTGGGCCGCTTCCTGGGCGAGGACACGCCCCTGCGCTTCGTGGATTACGAAAAGCCGGGCCTGTTCAAGCGTCTGTTCGGAGGCAAGTGA
- the hemC gene encoding hydroxymethylbilane synthase, protein MKPSAPIAPPQRIVIATRESRLALWQAEHVRDLLRGLYPSCTVELLGMTTRGDQILDRPLAKVGGKGLFVKELETALLDRSADIAVHSMKDVPMEMGGDFSLVAIGPREVPLDAFVSNKYGTLEDLPPGAVVGTSSLRRESQLHARYPYLAVTSLRGNLDTRLRKLDAGEYDAIILAAAGLTRLGLKDRIRSVLPAEASLPAAGQGALGIEALSSRSEVAAWLAHLNDSATAACVRAERAVSRALAGSCEVPLGAYAELRAGRLWLRGFVALPDGSRMAHAELEGDTDQPESLGLALADELRAQGAEQILAALGDHAPQFGVPGKV, encoded by the coding sequence GTGAAACCCTCCGCCCCCATCGCACCGCCCCAGCGCATTGTCATCGCCACCCGTGAATCCCGCCTCGCCCTGTGGCAGGCGGAACATGTGCGGGATCTGCTGCGGGGCCTCTATCCTTCCTGTACCGTTGAGTTGCTGGGCATGACCACCCGGGGCGACCAGATCCTGGATCGTCCCCTGGCCAAGGTCGGTGGCAAGGGCCTGTTCGTCAAGGAACTGGAAACCGCCCTGCTGGACAGGAGCGCCGATATTGCCGTCCATTCCATGAAGGACGTTCCCATGGAAATGGGCGGGGACTTCTCCCTGGTGGCCATCGGCCCCCGGGAGGTGCCCCTGGATGCCTTCGTCTCCAACAAGTACGGCACCCTGGAGGATCTGCCGCCAGGCGCCGTGGTGGGCACCTCCAGCCTGCGTCGGGAAAGCCAGCTCCACGCCCGTTATCCCTATCTGGCAGTGACCAGCCTGCGCGGCAACCTGGATACCCGCCTGCGCAAGCTGGATGCCGGCGAGTACGATGCCATCATCCTGGCGGCGGCGGGCCTGACCCGGCTCGGTCTCAAGGACCGGATACGCTCCGTGCTGCCCGCCGAGGCCTCCCTGCCCGCCGCGGGGCAGGGTGCCCTGGGTATCGAGGCTCTGTCCAGCAGGTCGGAAGTGGCGGCCTGGCTGGCTCACTTGAACGATTCGGCCACTGCTGCCTGCGTCCGCGCCGAGCGGGCCGTGTCCCGTGCCCTGGCCGGCAGTTGCGAAGTGCCTCTGGGCGCCTATGCCGAACTGCGGGCAGGGCGACTCTGGCTGCGGGGCTTCGTCGCCCTGCCCGACGGTAGTCGCATGGCCCATGCCGAACTGGAAGGAGACACGGATCAGCCGGAAAGCCTGGGTCTGGCCCTGGCCGATGAACTGCGTGCACAGGGGGCAGAGCAGATACTGGCGGCCCTGGGGGATCACGCACCCCAGTTTGGCGTTCCCGGGAAGGTCTGA
- a CDS encoding uroporphyrinogen-III synthase, producing the protein MLLARPTAEAPLQERVGGGSATPRQGLAGRHIVVTRPAGQAAHLAEALVARGAHPVLFPVLAIAPLADPGPLLEVARLLDQFDLAVFVSPNAVNGALSVILPRRSWPEGLTAATVGKSSEGELARYGITQVIAPEGRFDSEALLALPPLQAMAGKRVIIFRGNGGRELLGETLIARGAQVEYVSCYQRGKPDLDPAPLLKLWSDDVLDAMTVTSSEGLRNLHDMVGKLGQAWLRKTPTFVPHARIAEQARQLGLKSVILTGPGDDGLLDGLMQYFAREPEYSR; encoded by the coding sequence ATGTTACTGGCCCGGCCCACTGCGGAGGCACCTCTCCAGGAGCGGGTCGGTGGTGGTAGTGCGACGCCTCGACAGGGACTGGCCGGTCGCCATATCGTCGTCACCCGCCCGGCGGGCCAGGCCGCCCATCTGGCCGAGGCCCTGGTGGCCCGGGGCGCACATCCGGTGCTGTTTCCAGTGCTGGCGATTGCGCCGCTGGCCGATCCGGGGCCCTTGCTGGAGGTGGCTCGGCTTCTGGATCAATTCGATCTGGCCGTCTTCGTCAGCCCCAATGCGGTGAACGGCGCCCTTTCCGTGATACTGCCCAGACGCTCCTGGCCCGAGGGCCTGACGGCGGCCACCGTGGGCAAGAGCAGCGAGGGCGAATTGGCGCGTTACGGCATTACCCAAGTAATCGCCCCCGAGGGCCGCTTCGACTCCGAGGCCCTGCTGGCACTGCCTCCCCTCCAGGCCATGGCCGGCAAGCGGGTAATCATCTTCCGGGGAAATGGTGGCCGCGAATTGCTGGGGGAGACCCTGATCGCCCGGGGCGCCCAGGTCGAATATGTCAGTTGCTACCAGCGCGGCAAGCCCGATCTGGACCCGGCGCCCCTGCTGAAACTCTGGTCCGATGACGTCCTGGACGCGATGACCGTGACCAGCAGCGAGGGTCTGCGCAATCTTCACGACATGGTGGGCAAACTGGGCCAGGCCTGGTTGCGCAAGACCCCCACCTTCGTACCCCATGCCCGTATCGCCGAACAGGCCCGGCAACTGGGCCTCAAGTCAGTGATTCTGACCGGCCCCGGCGACGACGGCCTTCTTGATGGACTCATGCAATACTTCGCCCGTGAACCCGAATACTCCCGCTGA
- the minC gene encoding septum site-determining protein MinC produces MSAKPIEFKGTSLSVVSVVLNSLDIAILDGAITAMPGGKRRFFDGDAAVLDLSAVATRDSADWPALLALLRDYGLQPVAVVNGGAVLGAQAAAVGLVTLGAGELARPSRKPAAEKAPAPPPVATAMLVDKPLRSGQRLYARGTDLILTAMVSTGAEVIADGSIHVYAPLRGRALAGASGDAGARVFCTCFEAELVSVAGMYRTFEQGLPPQLAKKPVQVRLNQGEGQQTLLIEALSLG; encoded by the coding sequence ATGTCCGCCAAGCCCATCGAATTCAAGGGCACCTCCCTGTCGGTGGTGTCCGTCGTCCTCAATTCCTTGGATATTGCCATCCTGGACGGGGCGATCACGGCCATGCCGGGGGGCAAGCGGCGCTTTTTCGACGGCGATGCGGCGGTGCTGGATCTGTCCGCCGTGGCGACCCGGGACAGCGCCGACTGGCCGGCCCTGCTGGCCCTGTTGCGGGACTATGGCCTGCAACCGGTGGCGGTGGTGAATGGCGGCGCAGTCCTGGGCGCCCAGGCTGCCGCGGTCGGCCTGGTGACCCTGGGGGCTGGCGAACTGGCCCGACCCAGTCGCAAGCCGGCGGCGGAAAAGGCGCCGGCTCCCCCCCCGGTGGCCACCGCCATGCTGGTGGACAAGCCCCTGCGTTCTGGCCAGCGGCTCTACGCCCGGGGCACCGACCTGATCCTGACGGCCATGGTGTCCACCGGGGCGGAAGTGATCGCCGACGGCAGCATCCATGTCTATGCCCCCCTGCGGGGGCGAGCCCTGGCCGGAGCCAGCGGCGATGCCGGGGCACGAGTGTTCTGCACCTGCTTCGAGGCGGAACTGGTTTCCGTGGCCGGCATGTACCGCACCTTCGAGCAGGGGCTCCCGCCCCAACTGGCCAAAAAGCCCGTGCAGGTGCGCCTGAACCAGGGAGAAGGGCAGCAGACCCTGCTGATCGAGGCCCTTTCCCTGGGCTGA
- the minE gene encoding cell division topological specificity factor MinE: MSLLDLLFGSKPKSASMAKERLQLIIARERSGESTAPDFLPQLQQELIQVISKYVRVNPNDIKVSLEKQDNYEVLEVNIVLPEPGRAG, from the coding sequence ATGTCGCTTCTCGATCTTCTGTTTGGCAGCAAGCCGAAGTCCGCCAGCATGGCCAAGGAGCGGCTGCAACTGATCATCGCCCGGGAGCGCTCCGGCGAGAGCACCGCTCCAGACTTTCTGCCCCAGTTGCAGCAGGAGCTGATCCAGGTGATTTCCAAGTATGTCCGGGTCAATCCCAACGACATCAAGGTGTCCCTGGAGAAGCAGGACAACTACGAAGTGCTGGAGGTCAATATCGTCCTGCCCGAACCGGGCCGGGCAGGCTGA